One Hermetia illucens chromosome 4, iHerIll2.2.curated.20191125, whole genome shotgun sequence DNA segment encodes these proteins:
- the LOC119653449 gene encoding glucose-6-phosphate isomerase — translation MSALPLLTSDPVYQQIKEYHSKHGADINIKQLFEKDSCRFAKYSLRLQTPNDGDILLDYSKNRITEEVWGLLLKLAESRKVLEARDAMFAGEKINITEDRAVLHTALRNRSNNPILFEGKDVMPEVRAVLDHMKDFTNQVLSGQWKGCTGKKITDVVNIGIGGSDLGPLMVTEALKPYCKGLNTYFVSNIDGTHLAEVLKKVSYETTLFIVASKTFTTQETITNATSAKRWLIEHSQNENAVAKHFVALSTNAEKVSAFGIDLQNMFGFWDWVGGRYSLWSAIGLSISLSIGFDNFEQLLEGAFFMDEHFKTAPLAKNTPVILALLGIWYSNFYNAETHALLPYDQYLHRFAAYFQQGDMESNGKFVTKGSQEVDFSTGPIVWGEPGTNGQHAFYQLIHQGTRLIPCDFIAPAVSHNPIAGGAHHKILLANFLAQTEALMAGKSPEQAKAELEKAGVTGAKLDKLLPHKVFKGNRPTNSIVVKRVTPFTLGALIALYEHKIFTQGIIWNINSFDQWGVELGKQLAKAIEPELVNTDPVSSHDGSTNGLINFIKSNW, via the exons ATGTCTGCACTGCCACTACTGACCTCTGATCCTGTCTATCAGCAAATCAAGGAATACCACAGCAAACACGGAGCCGATATTAACATCAAACAACTTTTCGAAAAGGATTCGTGCCGGTTCGCAAAGTACAG CTTGAGGCTTCAAACACCTAACGACGGTGACATTTTATTGGACTACTCAAAAAATCGCATTACTGAAGAAGTATGGGGCCTTCTATTAAAATTGGCGGAAAGTCGAAAAGTCTTAGAAGCTCGCGATGCAATGTTCGCTGGCGAAAAAATCAACATAACCGAAGATCGAGCTGTTTTacacacagccctccgcaatcgTTCCAATAATCCAATTCTATTCGAAGGCAAAGATGTAATGCCCGAAGTTCGTGCCGTTCTCGACCACATGAAAGATTTTACAAATCAAGTTTTATCTGGACAATGGAAAGGATGCACAGGAAAGAAAATCACAGATGTCGTGAATATTGGTATTGGTGGTTCTGATTTGGGGCCATTAATGGTCACAGAAGCTTTGAAACCTTACTGCAAGGGATTGAATACGTACTTCGTTTCAAATATTGATGGCACACACTTAGCTGAGGTTTTGAAGAAAGTCAGTTATGAAACCACATTGTTTATTGTAGCATCGAAAACGTTTACTACCCAAGAAACCATTACTAATGCTACATCGGCAAAGAGATGGTTGATTGAGCATTCACAGAAT gaaaatgcTGTCGCTAAGCATTTCGTCGCCCTTTCTACGAATGCTGAGAAAGTGTCGGCTTTCGGTATCGACTTGCAAAACATGTTTGGCTTTTGGGATTGGGTTGGAGGTAGATATTCACTGTGGTCTGCTATTGGcttgtcgatttctttgtctaTTGGTTTCGATAACTTCGAACAACTGCTGGAGGGAGCTTTCTTCATGGATGAGCACTTTAAAACTGCTCCTCTAGCCAAGAAT ACTCCAGTTATACTCGCTTTACTCGGCATCTGGTACTCGAATTTCTATAACGCAGAGACCCATGCCCTCTTGCCATATGATCAATACTTACATAGATTCGCTGCCTATTTCCAACAAGGCGATATGGAAAGTAATGGAAAATTTGTAACTAAAGGATCGCAGGAAGTTGACTTCAGCACTGGACCAATTGTTTGGGGTGAACCTGGCACAAATGGACAACATGCCTTCTATCAACTTATTCATCAGGGAACTCGTCTAATTCCCTGTGATTTCATTGCTCCTGCAGTCTCACATAACCCAATTGCCGGAGGTGCACATCACAAAATTTTATTGGCCAACTTCTTAGCTCAAACCGAGGCTTTGATGGCCGGAAAGTCACCCGAGCAAGCGAAGGCAGAATTGGAGAAAGCAGGGGTTACTGGAGCAAAACTGGATAAACTGTTACCCCATAAAGTATTCAAGGGAAATCGACCAACGAATTCGATCGTGGTTAAAAGGGTAACTCCCTTCACTTTAGGCGCATTGATTG CTTTGTACGAACACAAAATATTCACACAAGGCATTATTTGGAACATCAACTCGTTCGATCAATGGGGTGTTGAGTTGGGTAAACAATTGGCAAAGGCTATCGAACCAGAATTGGTTAATACTGATCCGGTTTCATCACATGATGGCTCGACAAATGGATTAATTAACTTCATTAAATCGAATTGGTAA
- the LOC119655807 gene encoding malignant fibrous histiocytoma-amplified sequence 1 homolog isoform X1 has translation MNSVYNFIKENHMLAVIESAIIRKSFTLNLSKFEIEEVPELLTTCRTLLKLYLSKNEIREIPDCFISLNRLRTLTLDYNCLTEFPRIVCDLLELRSLNLSCNKIRKIPPEIGQLLLLEVFWCNNTGLELLPEEIGNCESLETFGARGNKLYRLPESFGLLTRLKWLTLENNRIAELPEAFVALTNLVHLNLKDNRLTTFPKAIIEHKRLQFCFLNNNHIYNIQNNDLEATSFMKMLKITNNPLAGTTEMLTERFTNFKHVIYADETSPAESDIDEDSESDWENSVATSDLNTTDESDDEREIQVTISTYLLRIFKHFCFRFSGYISHDT, from the exons ATGAATTCTGTGTACAATTTTATCAAGGAAAATCATATGCTAGCGGTAATTGAGTCGGCAATAATACGTAAATCATTCACGTTAAATTTATCAAAGTTTGAAATTGAGGAGGTACCAGAATTGTTAACAACTTGCCGAACACTATTGAAGCTCTATTTAAGTAAAAATGAAATCAGAGAA ATTCCAGATTGTTTTATCTCCTTGAACCGACTACGAACATTAACGTTAGATTACAATTGTTTGACTGAATTTCCGAGAATTGTTTGTGATCTTTTAGAATTGCGGTCTTTGAACCTCAGCTGCAACAAAATTCGTAAAATTCCACCAGAGATCGGTCAATTATTATTACTTGAAGTATTCTGGTGTAACAATACGGGATTAGAGCTATTACCGGAAGAAATTGGCAATTGTGAATCTTTGGAAACATTTGGGGCTCGAGGTAACAAATTATATCGATTACCCGAAAGTTTTGGTCTATTGACAAGATTAAAGTGGTTGACTTTGGAAAACAATCGAATTGCGGAATTGCCTGAGGCTTTTGTGGCTCTCACAAACTTAGTACATCTCAATTTGAAAGATAATCGTTTAACCACATTTCCAAAAGCTATAATTGAGCATAAACGTCTTCAGTTCTGTTTTCTGAACAACAATCATatttacaatatacaaaacaacGATCTGGAAGCGACGTCATTCATGAAAATGCTCAAAATCACAAATAATCCATTGGCTGGTACGACGGAGATGTTAACTGAACGTTTCACT AATTTCAAGCATGTGATCTATGCTGATGAAACCAGTCCAGCAGAAAGTGATATTGATGAAGATTCGGAATCGGATTGGGAAAATAGCGTAGCAACGAGCGACCTAAATACGACCGATGAAAGCGATGATGAACGAGAAATTCAAGTAACAATTTCGACCTATCTTCTCCGaatatttaaacatttttgCTTTCGCTTTTCAGGATATATCAGTCATGATACCTGA
- the LOC119655805 gene encoding protein lines, translating into MVLRKERSLSSVGNSGTMSNEQPVTKRQRIEARGNNDRITTESSDDDQTSSSSESLAGPSTSTTASTTRGPSPTVQITQVENLTDTHIKNGTDEVDRINQPNEGGIGVLPSASRANGSGNDMAEFEDYLVKQCLCGVSERALRKPFESHYNHDINGFKRVANLSEWPTSKLLQFLSNLQLLFDVYLKQNSKGYICSRIMDVCDALIRNDHNLIDEIIELSNFNNKYVQFLSGRVLASFLVIAKNNMDDNWLKKLVDNLFVFERLDYLAVQKMHFSLEIIKRIVEWKDIDIHPLEDDAGESVNMLQTAREPSIETNYFAINFNNEYSGGGSNIGNSSAGSSSSGNGSLSSNSSSSVSSSQPSTSNSSVTNNYRNTISQNSSIQQPEIHNGCHIISLTDSESFDTTHLKCVTIKILENKWPALVKNMSSLISTHHEIAMSESCILTFLCLWENIISVKANLSIVETLPFYAQLDKFELLLNQNLNCTIYTQMLSLFNEALCYGSTLALQDLLPEETCSLAHQIVRHVKDFRILDSLPRRQPENTVSLLGYKGTNIIYQEDSLECVRNERNESNMGVHDMDKTILQKMVLLVLKSVAVTVKEIRSDSSDSSIDSADYDAFQDMVLIERSIRDVLKKLESFIKGALEFHPESHFSKILIHLFDDQDDHLIEAMVCTLDVTAGISFRNNAFPELVSMLNPVFTFLEFLKMITNSSDLLLDLLVSNETCFLLYLLRFLKYIRLNWSMFVASCQEFGMGTNTLDDAMSVLIRLRLQISRLVSKSLYPYDISPVLRLLESCECLYEGSELS; encoded by the coding sequence ATGGTTTTGCGTAAAGAACGTTCCCTCTCCAGTGTGGGAAACTCTGGGACAATGTCAAATGAGCAACCAGTTACAAAGAGGCAACGAATAGAAGCGCGTGGCAACAATGACCGAATTACAACAGAATCAAGCGATGATGATCAAACGTCTTCATCATCCGAAAGTTTGGCTGGACCGTCAACATCGActacggcatcaacaacacgagGGCCTTCGCCAACGGTACAGATAACACAAGTTGAAAATCTAACCGATACTCATATTAAAAACGGAACGGACGAGGTGGATCGTATAAATCAGCCAAATGAAGGTGGAATCGGAGTTCTTCCGTCTGCAAGCCGAGCCAATGGAAGCGGGAATGATATGGCTGAGTTCGAAGATTACCTCGTAAAACAATGTTTGTGTGGCGTGAGTGAAAGAGCTCTTCGAAAACCATTTGAAAGTCACTACAATCATGATATCAACGGATTTAAACGAGTAGCAAATCTAAGCGAGTGGCCCACCAGTAAATTGTTGCAATTCTTGTCGAACTTGCAACTACTTTTCGATGTGTACCTTAAGCAAAACAGTAAAGGCTACATCTGCAGCCGAATTATGGATGTATGTGACGCCCTTATAAGAAACGATCACAATTTAATTGATGAAATCATCGAACTAAGTAATTTTAACAATAAGTACGTGCAATTCCTCTCTGGCCGCGTTCTTGCCAGCTTTCTGGTTATCGCTAAGAATAATATGGATGATAACTGGCTGAAGAAATTAGTTGATAATTTATTTGTGTTCGAACGTTTGGATTACTTGGCAGTGCAGAAAATGCACTTCAGCCTGGAAATTATTAAACGCATTGTGGAATGGAAAGATATCGACATACATCCTTTGGAAGATGATGCAGGAGAAAGTGTGAATATGCTTCAAACTGCTCGTGAGCCGTCGATTGAGACAAACTACTTTGCAATTAACTTCAACAATGAGTATTCGGGCGGAGGTTCGAATATCGGAAACAGTAGCGCCGGCAGCAGTAGTAGCGGAAATGGTAGCCTTAGTAGTAATAGTAGTAGTAGCGTTAGTAGTAGCCAACCCAGTACAAGTAACTCCAGTGTAACGAATAATTATAGGAACACTATATCACAAAATAGCAGCATTCAGCAACCTGAAATTCACAATGGATGTCATATTATCTCCCTTACGGACTCTGAGAGTTTCGACACAACACATTTAAAGTGTGTAACAATAAAAATTCTAGAGAATAAGTGGCCGGCGCTGGTAAAAAACATGAGTTCATTGATTTCGACGCACCACGAAATAGCTATGTCGGAGTCCTGCATTCTTACATTTCTTTGCCTTTGGGAGAACATCATAAGCGTGAAAGCCAACTTGTCGATAGTTGAGACGCTCCCGTTCTACGCACAGCTGGATAAATTCGAATTGCTTTTGAATCAGAATCTGAATTGTACGATTTACACGCAAATGTTGAGTTTATTCAATGAAGCTCTTTGTTATGGGAGCACGTTGGCGCTTCAAGATCTCTTGCCCGAAGAAACTTGTTCGCTTGCACATCAGATAGTTCGACATGTGAAAGACTTTCGAATACTTGATTCTCTACCGAGAAGGCAACCAGAAAATACAGTTAGTTTGCTAGGATATAAGGGTACTAACATCATCTATCAAGAGGATTCTCTTGAGTGTGTACGAAACGAGCGTAATGAGTCGAATATGGGTGTACATGACATGGATAAGacaattttacaaaaaatggtGCTTCTAGTTCTCAAATCCGTGGCTGTAACGGTTAAGGAGATTCGCAGTGATTCGTCAGATAGTTCAATCGACAGTGCTGACTATGATGCTTTTCAGGATATGGTGCTAATTGAACGCTCAATTCGCGATGTTCTCAAGAAACTCGAGTCTTTTATTAAGGGAGCTCTGGAATTTCATCCGGAAAGTCATTTCAGCAAAATTCTCATACATTTATTCGATGATCAGGACGATCACTTGATCGAAGCAATGGTTTGTACCCTGGATGTTACTGCTGGTATATCATTTCGAAATAATGCATTCCCTGAGTTAGTTTCAATGCTAAATCCAGTTTTTACGTTCCTAGAATTCCTCAAAATGATTACAAACAGTTCAGATTTATTGTTAGATCTTTTAGTTAGTAATGAGACTTGTTTTTTACTCTATCTCCTGAGATTTTTAAAGTATATTCGGCTTAATTGGTCAATGTTTGTGGCAAGTTGCCAAGAATTTGGCATGGGAACAAATACTCTTGATGATGCGATGAGTGTTCTTATACGGTTAAGATTACAGATAAGTCGTTTGGTGTCAAAATCCTTGTATCCTTATGACATATCGCCGGTTTTAAGGTTATTGGAGAGTTGTGAGTGTCTATATGAAGGGAGTGAACTTAGCTAA
- the LOC119655807 gene encoding leucine-rich repeat-containing protein 57 isoform X2: protein MNSVYNFIKENHMLAVIESAIIRKSFTLNLSKFEIEEVPELLTTCRTLLKLYLSKNEIREIPDCFISLNRLRTLTLDYNCLTEFPRIVCDLLELRSLNLSCNKIRKIPPEIGQLLLLEVFWCNNTGLELLPEEIGNCESLETFGARGNKLYRLPESFGLLTRLKWLTLENNRIAELPEAFVALTNLVHLNLKDNRLTTFPKAIIEHKRLQFCFLNNNHIYNIQNNDLEATSFMKMLKITNNPLAGTTEMLTERFTNFKHVIYADETSPAESDIDEDSESDWENSVATSDLNTTDESDDEREIQDISVMIPDLSKYISAFC from the exons ATGAATTCTGTGTACAATTTTATCAAGGAAAATCATATGCTAGCGGTAATTGAGTCGGCAATAATACGTAAATCATTCACGTTAAATTTATCAAAGTTTGAAATTGAGGAGGTACCAGAATTGTTAACAACTTGCCGAACACTATTGAAGCTCTATTTAAGTAAAAATGAAATCAGAGAA ATTCCAGATTGTTTTATCTCCTTGAACCGACTACGAACATTAACGTTAGATTACAATTGTTTGACTGAATTTCCGAGAATTGTTTGTGATCTTTTAGAATTGCGGTCTTTGAACCTCAGCTGCAACAAAATTCGTAAAATTCCACCAGAGATCGGTCAATTATTATTACTTGAAGTATTCTGGTGTAACAATACGGGATTAGAGCTATTACCGGAAGAAATTGGCAATTGTGAATCTTTGGAAACATTTGGGGCTCGAGGTAACAAATTATATCGATTACCCGAAAGTTTTGGTCTATTGACAAGATTAAAGTGGTTGACTTTGGAAAACAATCGAATTGCGGAATTGCCTGAGGCTTTTGTGGCTCTCACAAACTTAGTACATCTCAATTTGAAAGATAATCGTTTAACCACATTTCCAAAAGCTATAATTGAGCATAAACGTCTTCAGTTCTGTTTTCTGAACAACAATCATatttacaatatacaaaacaacGATCTGGAAGCGACGTCATTCATGAAAATGCTCAAAATCACAAATAATCCATTGGCTGGTACGACGGAGATGTTAACTGAACGTTTCACT AATTTCAAGCATGTGATCTATGCTGATGAAACCAGTCCAGCAGAAAGTGATATTGATGAAGATTCGGAATCGGATTGGGAAAATAGCGTAGCAACGAGCGACCTAAATACGACCGATGAAAGCGATGATGAACGAGAAATTCAA GATATATCAGTCATGATACCTGATTTGTCCAAGTATATTTCAGCATTTTGCTAA